Genomic window (Helianthus annuus cultivar XRQ/B chromosome 3, HanXRQr2.0-SUNRISE, whole genome shotgun sequence):
ATGATGTGCATACAAATGTACAAGTTTTCAAAGAAGATGATCGCAATTCGCAATTCGATACCGCTTGCAATTTTCTGTTCCTACCGGGTACAAGTAAAGCACCTTCTCCGTTTACGCCCAAATCATCCGAATCAACTTCTAGTTGATTTAAACTTCTGACAAACGCCGAAAACATCGGGAAGTTTTCAGGCGAAAAAAACTCTCCACCCATTCTCTGGTAGAGAAACAACTCGATTCCATTCTCACCCGCCAAATTCTTTTTTATTTGTTCGAAGTTCTTAATGGTGCCCGCAACATTCAAGTTTTGACCGCAGACCTTAACATCGTTGTTTCTGCAAGCATCTTTAATGTCCGCAAGAAGTAGTTCGGGGCTCGAAAACGATTCGTTCGGCTGTTGTTCATCCAACAGATCCATTCCCGGCAAGATCATTCTACACGAGTTTTTACAAAAAACGTTTGCGATTTCTTCATATCCGTTTCTGTTGACCGTGTTATAAAGCCCTGCGGTTACCTCTGCGGGATGAGATCTGGTTCTATACCATGAAGGAACCAGCGGCAATTTACCTGACACCTTAACTGTAGTGTTGTTAAAAGATGACGCTGCTAACGATAGCATACGGTCAGCATGAGACACGAGTTGTGTTGAATACCATGAAAGAAAGAAATCACCATAAGCAGTCTCCCATGATCCACCTTctttaaagaaggtgttcataaTGGGCTGCTGGTTGTAAGTTGGTGCATCATGTGGCCCACAAAGTCCCCAAAGAGGGTTTCCAGCATTTTCAGCATTCTCTTTGAGACTTTGCATCATGTTTTCATCATAACATTGAAACTCCCCTGCACCATGgtcaacattgttgttgacttGATCATGGTGAGACGGGTATCGAAGCTCACCATCCGGTCCCATACCAATCGTCACGCCCTGTAAAAACCATCAATCAGACAATCCGTACCCGATTCAAGTGACAGTTATTTAAGAAGAGAACTTGTTTAAGTTCTTACGGTGATTGTGGAGCCCATGAACGGAGCGAAAGACGTCTTGAAGCTCTCGATGAATCCTTGATAAACTTCTATCGCGGTTTTGCCATCAAAAACTGGAAGATTGTCAACACCGAAAGACAAACAGTGTTTGTAACGCTTCCCTGAGCGATCAGCGAAGAAGATATCCGGTTTAGATTCGCCGACTTCAGAAACCCATTTGGGTAACTGAATGTCTTCTTCTTTCGAGGCGTGGAAACAGATTGTGACATGGAGTTTAAGACCCGATTTTTGAATCATGTCTACAAGTGCGAGGTAGCCGGACCATTCGTACTTTCCCATGGCTTGTTTCTCCGCTACTCCCCACCAAACCGGAAGCTCAACGCCTTCGACTCCTAGTAACTTTAAAGCTCTGAGCCCAGCTGCTATTGCTCTTGAATGGTTTATTGCATTGCATTCAGAAATAGAGTTTAGTGGCAATCCAACGTATAACTTCACACCATCTTTCTGCATATTTAACAAGCATCCATACATCAAAAGGGGGTCATGAAATAGAATTAAATCTACGATTAATTCCGTTATTGATGAGGATGAGAGGTGGGCAAAAAACCGGTTAATTTGATAACCGGTATAACGTTGACCGGTTAGTGGTTAATCTTAACCGTCAGTTAGTAACTGGTTATAAATATTTAGTATAGGAACCAGTTATTAACTGGTTAActgaaaaaaaaattcaaaaaaagagcaaaaaaccggttattaaccgagaATAACCGGTTATTTAAATGAACCGGTTTGTGCACCTATGTGAGGAGCTGATCCAAGAGTTACCTGGATCAACCTGATAGGGAAAAAAAACATGACAAAAAGGTTCAAAAAAAGACATAACCTGGGCTACGAGTGGAATTACGAGGCCCATTACTAGCAGACAAAAAGGTCTTGACAACCGAATCATCTGGCAAACGCATAGTTTGGCCATTACTGTCAGACCCAAATTCCACCAATTCGTGTTCCGATTTCGCTAATATAGAATTTTTCATAAATATGGTAATTCTTCAAACATTTCCATATTTAGCCTCAACGTGTTATCCATTGATTAGCCTAATTTATGTCTTTATTTTTAGTCTTAATTAATTATGAGTTAATTTGAACATTAGATGAAAaatggcggagcttgaccaaaattTCCAAGGGGGCGTAAAATCATGtgacccaatttatatattgtataaatatttagacAAAATAATTGAGGGGacaatcctatataattttaaaaatttcagacgaaaaataaacaattttacacttctaaccgaaacattggggcGGGTGCACCCCCCACTTTACACTATCCTCCGCCAGTGGATGGCAAGTCAGTTTTATAATCTTTACCAAAACCGAAAGAATTACAATAAAATAACTACTTACATGATCCGAACCGGAGAGATTCCGAGAACCTTTGGTGGATACAGCAGCTTGAGAACAAGAAGCAACCTTAACAGGAACACTAGAGCACCTGATCACCTGACTTTGCAACTTTGATGAACAAATAATCATCATAGGAACATTATTATTGTTACTTCCGAACTGACACAAACCTGTTCGGGTGCTCGGAAAAACTGTCGGAGAACATCTGATCAACGACATTTTAATATGTTTAGTTGGAATTAAATATGGTTATGGATAAGGTGAATTGAGGGTTTAAGATGATTTGGTAGAGAAAGAAAATGGATATATAGGGGTGGAAGGAAAGTGGGAGCTGTTGTAGTGACACGTGTCGTGCTCTCAGATATGCACAAGTTTGAGCCGCACAGTTATTTTGTGTTTACTTTCACGTGGTCAACAACTAATCATTTTTTGGCCTTTTAAGGTTTAtgacattttcaaatttggaatatttgtatttttttcttgaaataatatattttttttatttttgttaaaagTATTTGTAAATATAATACGACGATGGGTTAAGtagtttaaggttttttttaacgacaaatttggataactgacggaccactggaatATTAACGTGACATCATTGGAATCgcctgatcatatccatctccactagacaatAATGTCTGCCTATAttaccaattcaggaggaaacccaataaatcgtTTGTAGTAACCGATCAGTAGTTTAAGTTTTTAGATTCATTTTGTTAGTTTTAAGTATATTTATACATGTATACGTCCTGTATAgagttatacgagccgtataactGATTATTTCACAAAAAAATGTCAGAAAATGTTTTTTTGTCTCCATGTATACGAGCTGTATAACAttattatacgacccgtatagaatgttatacgacccatataatgttatacgacctaATATTTTCTCCATCTATACAAGCCATATAACATTGCACGGTCCAATATTTGTCATGTTAGATTATTCTATACGAGCTGTATAACGTTATGTGAAATTAAAATTGTAAGATGTGGATTTATTAGGAGCCTTTTTGTTTACGTTTTAAGTTATAACTATCAAAATAATCCATGTCAGAAGATTGTGGACCAATAGGAAGGAGGAAAGTTTGCATGGTGGTTGCTGAAGTTGAATGACGTGGAAGCATCGGTAGCCCATAATAGTCAATGAAAGTTGCAAAGCTGTGTGAGCCACCCATTTTCCCATTTTTTGAGGTAGGGACATGGCTGGATATATATCCATATATGATGACTAGTTCCTGCTGGACCAACATTTCAATTTTCATATTTACAGCCAATGGATCAAATTACTAGTGATTACCAGTTATCCATTTTGGAATAAGCTAGTGGTAATAGTAAGTTAGATAGAGTTTAGGATCTTAGAAGGTCAGAAGTTTAATCCCTATAGTGTGTAAgtttagccgttcaaaaaaaaaaaaaaaaaaaaaaaccagtgATGATAAGTTACTGCTGGTCAGGAGGTCAGATGTTTAATCCATATGGTGTGCAAacttagccgttaaaaaaaaactagtgTGATCAATTATTGTTGGTCACGATTATTAATGACTATTAATGGCTTACTACATACGATCAAATTCCATATAACTTTCTATCAACCTTTAAAATCCAAGACAATTTACAATGTCTTTTTTTGCTTTTGAACGAATCCATGAAGTTCCTAGGTGCGAGAAATCAAAACGACCTCGAATAAACTTGTAATCCACTCATTCTAACTTGTGTTGGTGTTCATCATGGTTCCACTTTAGTTTAAGTAAATCCAGCTAAACTAAAATGATTTGATGGCACTTAAAATCACTCCAAGAGTTACCACTTTCTTAGTGTATCAACTAAGTCATTCATTGATTTAACTtcatatatatatctttaaactaaactcTTGTAATAAACTAATAATCAAGTCGATAAAAAGATCGAAATAAAAGTGGATAAAATATCCGGGGGGTGATTTCATTGTTAAAGTGAATTTCCAACCTCCAATAGGACCAAAATAATCATATATGTCGTTTTGGTTACTTTTGTAGTGTTGTGACCATGAAATTGTGGCCTAGAAAAATGATgaattatattttaaaatactTAAATAATCATatttgataaatatatttttgtttGGCATATAGTTCCTCCACAAATAATGGAAAATAGCGTTTCTGGAGCCCATTTTAGGGGAGCAATTCTTACGCATCTCAGAATCGACATTGCAGATTTAGTCTACACTTTCATGACGTGGATATTCTTAATTGCAAATAAAgcattattaatttattatattgTGGACCGTAAGATTATAAatatttttaaggtttttttagaACTTGTCCGGTTAGCAAATAACTAACCCGGTGAGAAGAACCAAATAATTATATGCAAAGGAGCGGATTTTTCAACCACTCGGTCCACGAAACTTTTACTTTACTACAACGACTAAAACACCGCAAATAAGAAATCAAAACAATGAAATCATTAAAAGTTTCTTATGATGCCCAAATATCTCTTCATTCCGAGCTCTCCATATAAACCACCCGAAGAAACACCAAGTTAATCCAGAGACTAGCTTGTGGTTTGTGTCCCGTCCAAATAAGGTTAATCTTTTTTTTGAACTCGGTAAACAGCTACGTCGATCCTGCAAAACAATCAACACCCCGTGAAGCTCGTTACAAAGAGGAGAAtagggggttctccttgtaactaccctccggcgtgagaataagaacTTGCTTTGATGATAAAAGTGTGTGTATTAAGTCGAAGAGCTATCCTTAAACCTGGAGGTGaagttctctatttatagccgaggtGAATTGTGAAGGAGGTGgactgatgggccttgggcctaagatcgacaacaaggaatatccatTCTGACTCCCCTGTCACGACAGTTGGTGATTCCAGGCGAGAGAGTAGTTGGCGCATGGTGAATGGATCCACGTGTCCTGACGGTTGTCCTTATTGTCTGGTCTGTTATCAACAGTTAAGTGGAGATCATGGAGCAGTGGTCGGCGCAagctgattggtgccacgtatgtACCCTTGTGTACTTCTTGTCTCCTGCACGATTGCTCATCGTGCAACACAATAGAATACAGCCTGTTGAGCGCCTAGTAGTCTATTGCCCTGCCACTCGTACTTTCTGTACTGTCCGATGTTACCCTGCGCTTCCTGTCCCCGCGCGACTTAGGTCCACCCGTGTTGTCGGCGCAAGGTCAAGGAAACTAGGTCTTCTGTCAAAGGAACTAAGCGTCAGAATTGATTCTATCTTGGTCCTGACCTCGCGTGCGACAGGGGACACACGCTGACGCAAGTCGAGGAAACCAACACTCTGGTTTACTTTGGGTATGGTCTCGTGCGCGACCTGATGTTAACTCATATGGCCGGCCCAGGACTtgagaccataccccttcaccacCACACCGTGGAAAAACGGCCTCAATAATGATCTTTGGTTTAGAAGTATTATCTGTgtgtatataaaagttatttacaCGACTATGATAAGTTTAGATTTCCGGCTTGATCTAAAATTTTTAGAAATCACAACTTTAATCCTTAATGTTCACTCAACAATAACATTGTTTGATCCTTCAAGTGGATAACCGGTAGATTACTATTTAACTCTTTAATAGCATTTCCGGTAACCATCGAATGACGTCCAGAGCTTTTGGGGTTCAGGTTACAACTTACAAGAAGCGAGGTCATCGGAGAAGGGAAGAGAAGAGGTATAATAGTCAAACATATTTACTATATTGTACAcaactaataaaaataaaatttcttttattatttatgaTTAGTGTTTCCTTTTTAGAGCAATATAAAACATGTTGAATGATAACTTGGAGTATATATCCCTAACGGGAATTCTCAAAATGAACATGTGAACGTCGTATTACTCCAAAATAAACATTGACTTTTCATATCCCTGAAAATAATCATTAAATATTGTGCGCCAGCACCCTCACATGGACCCCTCACTCACTTGACATGTGTGCCGTGTGCACAAAGACGACCTTCGAAAGTATAATCCGTGCGAAAATACCCTCCACATGACGTGGCAACAAAATTTTTTGCATTCTCACCCCACCTGACTATGTTCGACGAAGAGACACAATGCTCTTAAACTTTTATTAGTTAACAAACCGTAGGTGGGCCATACAAAGAACCGTGTGCGTCTCCACCGAAACCTTCTATCAGGCAGGGGCGAATGGGTGAGAACACCAAAACTTTTGTTGCCACGTGGAGGGCGTTCTCGCACAAATCATACTTTCCAAGGTCGTCTTACACAAACAACACACGTGACAAGCGATGAGGGGCCCACGTGGGTTGAGTTGGCGCACAATTTTTAGTGGTCATTTTCATAGATATGAAAAGTCAATGTTTATTTTGGAGTAATTTGTGGGTCAATCAATCATCTATTCATCTCTACtgaaaccaacccccccccccccccccccccccaaaccatTTGATCCAATTGCATTAGCTGCTAAACACTTGCAGCCCATATTTAACATCTTCAATGAAGGTGGATCATGGGAGACCATATGCGATCATTAGCAGCGGCATCTTTTAGCAACCCTACAGTTAAGCTGTCAGGTAAACTAGTACAGATGCTGACCCAGCCAGCAGAAGTCAATGCAGGGTTTTATAAAACGGTCAACGGAAATGGATATGAAGAAATTGCAAAGATTTCTGCAAACGATTCATTTTACAAGCCCCGGATTGATAATTCAACTTTGTAAAGTCTTGATTAAGTACATGATAATATTCTTTAGGGTTTATGTACATCAGTTGCAACAAAAAGGCATCATATAATTGAACCGGAACTAGATTTGCATTTGGCATTTAAACAAATGACCGGAAAAACAACGCTATACGAGGATTTATACGTTGATAAAACCCTAGTTTGAACCGGTTCCAATGCCATCCTAGATATGAAACTTTGTTTCCCGTAGTTTAGCATGTGAACTAGAATCACATGAAACAGAACAAAGAAAAATGGTTCAAAAGTTCAAAAACATATTTACTGTTTAATCACCTCGGCTACCAAAATTTCTTCAGTGGCTGTACAACCGGAACATTGCTGCTGCATTGTCCTAATGGCCATCCTGCAATGAAAAAATCATATGTAGAAAAAGCTTAAAATATACGTTAGGCAACTTTTGACTGGTATAATATGTTCAGCCGGTTTCACTTTTAGCTAACTTATTAAAATTTGACCCGTTTGCCTTATGACCTGTTATCACTTAAATACAAACCATATTGATGTTTTAtataaatgggtcaaaactgAGTCGCTGCACACTAAATCACTAAAGAAAATTTTTATGATTATGCATACGTTTTCACGGTGGTCGTTGATTTCTGAAAATTGCATATAGCCAAAGTCATGATCATGTTGTGTAGATGATGATGATCTGTGATACATGTGGCTTATTGCGGATCTGAGTCGTTGATTTCTTTGCGAATAGAAAATCTTGGTTGCAAGTGGAGCTGGAACATTCAACATTCCTGTTCCACCATAATTGTTATCATAACCATTAATTCAGTTCGTCGGATTTACCAAAAATATTCATATTAGTAACGAGCGGGTGAATTACCGTTGGCCTGTAAATGGTGGTCATTGAGTTTTGTAGGTGTTTGATGGATGTTGACACTATCAAAGTTCTTCAAGCTTCTTACCTGTGATTCGTTTACGCACTCTCCGCCTGAATAACAAGTTTTAGTTATGACAAACATGTGATGTAAAGCGAATATAGTTTATGAAATTCTTAGTTCTACTTGCAATTAAGCTTTACTTATaagaat
Coding sequences:
- the LOC110929955 gene encoding inactive beta-amylase 9, which gives rise to MSLIRCSPTVFPSTRTGLCQFGSNNNNVPMMIICSSKLQSQVIRCSSVPVKVASCSQAAVSTKGSRNLSGSDHKDGVKLYVGLPLNSISECNAINHSRAIAAGLRALKLLGVEGVELPVWWGVAEKQAMGKYEWSGYLALVDMIQKSGLKLHVTICFHASKEEDIQLPKWVSEVGESKPDIFFADRSGKRYKHCLSFGVDNLPVFDGKTAIEVYQGFIESFKTSFAPFMGSTITGVTIGMGPDGELRYPSHHDQVNNNVDHGAGEFQCYDENMMQSLKENAENAGNPLWGLCGPHDAPTYNQQPIMNTFFKEGGSWETAYGDFFLSWYSTQLVSHADRMLSLAASSFNNTTVKVSGKLPLVPSWYRTRSHPAEVTAGLYNTVNRNGYEEIANVFCKNSCRMILPGMDLLDEQQPNESFSSPELLLADIKDACRNNDVKVCGQNLNVAGTIKNFEQIKKNLAGENGIELFLYQRMGGEFFSPENFPMFSAFVRSLNQLEVDSDDLGVNGEGALLVPGRNRKLQAVSNCELRSSSLKTCTFVCTS